TAGAAGGCTGAGCACCAGTCTGATCACCATTCGGTCTGGCCTCTTAACCTGTGGTACTGTGGTTTTCCTCAAGTCAGAGATACAGATTTGTATGTTAAAGAAATCCAATGCAACCTCCCATTCTACCTCTGTGGAGTTCATGAGGACAGGAGGCGTAAATACTGTGATAGGTCCCTTTTCAGCTTATGTGGGGCATACTGTGTCATCCTCATGGAGTCAGGTCTGACAGGTAGGGATTCTTATGTAAACATGGTGGACCTCTAGAAcggagtctcacacacacaccacacatagatGCTAACGCACATGCACACTGGCACACCCTGGCATGTCTAGTTGAGGTTCTGCCAGGTTCCTCCAGGCCTCCTCTATCCCGAGGCAGACCTGTACTCTGGTCAGCCCTGGCATACACACTAAGGGCTGGGTAAGGCATGAGGGTGACAGGGCAGGACTGGGGCCACCCCTGGGGCTCAGAGGGGCAGTGTCACTACAGATAGTGGAGATCCTGATCTGGGCACTGTGGCTTTGGCTGCGACATCTGAGAGGTTGTGTTTGTTGGGTCAAAGGATAGCTGTCCTAGTTCCAATTGGGATGAGCCCACGGAAGGAGTTCTAACTGGCCAGGACACGAGACCTCATCCAGTCCAGACTGGCAGGTAGTCTGGAGGTtaggagaaagagatggaaatGGTTTTGAAAATGAAACTGTGTTTGAGTGACTTAAGGTTATTTATGGGaacgttaacacacacacaaacggagGAGGCCCAGGTGTGTCTGTAGTTATGCAGTGTACTCACCCCTCCCCTGTGAGGGCACAACAGGCCTGTACATGCCAGGAGTGGGCTGTGATGGAGCTGAGGGTGAGGCACTGGGAGATCTCTGCCACTGTCATAGAGTCCTTCATGTCCTGCTTGTTGGCCAGAACTAGAATCGCAGCATTCTGAAGGTCCTACACAAcagtcagacaggacaggagagaaagGCAGGGTTACATTCTGTAGGTCCTACACACcagtcagacaggacaggagagaaagGCAGCGTTACATTCTGTAGGTCCTACACACCAGTCAGACAGGACAGGCGAGAAAGGCAGGGTTACATTCTGTAGGTCCTACACACcagtcagacaggacaggagagaaagGCAGGGTTACATTCTGTAGGTCCTACACACcagtcagacaggacaggagagaggcaCAATTATCTCGTTTTTATATTCAACATATTTACACGTCTGAGCGTTTCCTGTGGAAATCTACCGAATCTCTCCGCTGCGACGTCTCAGATAATAGAAAATAGCAGCGTCAGCAGAACATAAACTGAACAGCTCAGCTGTCAATGCACTGATTCACACAGGGGAAATGTTGAAACAACCCATCATGGTTTTGCAATCAGTTTGTTTGCTCTGTAGTGGTGATATGAGTCATATTGAGAGCATGAACATAGCTCACGTGTCAAcatgttaaagctgcaatatgtgacTTTTTGGGCCACCTgatcaaattcacatagaaatgtgagttatagatctgtcattctcattgaaagcaagtctaagaagcgattttatacaccagcttcaaacagctaaaaatataatatttttggttatcaaaaagatatttcacagcagtttggATGGTACAACAATTTTCTACACTATAGATTGCTtgtttgtcacaaactgaaattaggttaactattagaattttaacaaccaggaaatggtggcgCGATTTCTGtatattgcacctttaaaaaGATACATAAGGTGAGTGACAATGGAACGTGAACCACCTAGAAAACAAAGTGCCCTTATTCTTAAAAAGTAATCCTCACTCATCCACCTGTTGATACAATAAGGAAATTCCAATCGGCTAATATTTCTGGTGTGTCATATACAGGAAAAAGGAAGTTAAGAATGAATAGGGTGCTTTCCTGCATTTGAAACTGGTcttcagaaaaaaaaaaaaaatctaaacagtgAGGTTGAGCTGACCCTCCCCCTTCCCATGATGCCCCCAAAAAACCCAGGTGGTTGTTACCTCATGTGCAAGCATGCGGTGAAGTTCATCTTTGTTCAGATTTAGGCGCTCGCGGTCAGTGCTGTCCACAACCAGAATCACAATCTAAAGAGAGACAAAACAACTGAATACCCTGGCCAAAGGGGACCAACTTACTCACTTAACTTTACCCCTGGCTCTGAGTGCTCTCATCTCATCAACGTTTAATATGACTTCAGTAAGAGTCTAGAGTGTTAGAGGAATAAACAGGACAGCAGACTGATATGGTTAGTTCTGTAACAGATGATGTAATAGTGTTCCCATGCATTATCAATGACAACAA
This genomic stretch from Salmo trutta chromosome 32, fSalTru1.1, whole genome shotgun sequence harbors:
- the LOC115171067 gene encoding ADP-ribosylation factor-like protein 5B, whose protein sequence is MGLLFTKLMTVFGDREHKVIIVGLDNAGKTTILYQFLTKEAVHTSPTIGSNVEEISVRKTRFLVWDIGGQESLRASWNSYYCNTEIVILVVDSTDRERLNLNKDELHRMLAHEDLQNAAILVLANKQDMKDSMTVAEISQCLTLSSITAHSWHVQACCALTGEGLPASLDWMRSRVLAS